The Pelmatolapia mariae isolate MD_Pm_ZW linkage group LG10_11, Pm_UMD_F_2, whole genome shotgun sequence genome includes a region encoding these proteins:
- the st6gal1 gene encoding beta-galactoside alpha-2,6-sialyltransferase 1: MAYKIPGAAMDRVSLLWRLRRRARRGALCMTFFCISMALLYAICAENSVPVTDAIFGVRARTRAQPHAHNVIKVLRGGAKPMYTDPQKLPGVIPGDPRRPIPVLSSSNHSHEARDSSSKRKQREPPGFFSRLLPRPFTRALETLFGGRRKGELSGRGSDAEFFGPNGLLGEVWDDEMSSSMLGTRMKKVVQNYQAMNKYGVELSGPGGVSGTPKLSGSELLCQLKDKVEVATLTPDLQPFSLLPWATQLPPQQLTSDLGPYKSCAVVSSAGSLRYSGLGKEIDSHEAVLRFNAAPTTGYEKDVGSKTTIRLINSQVMASDDHRFLSSSLYSSGVLVAWDPAPFSADLTKWFNRTDYPIFTQYQRYRRLHPLQPFYILHPRLEWQIWQRIQDNMAEPIQKNPPSSGMLGTVLMMSLCELVHVYEFLPSRRKTELCHYYQRFYDAACTLGAYHPLLYEKNLVKRMNQGSDRDIYTNGRVTLPGFRKLNCSQTAGGDR, encoded by the exons ATACCCGGGGCAGCGATGGACAGAGTCAGCCTGCTGTGGCGTCTGAGGCGTCGGGCTCGCCGCGGCGCGCTCTGCATGACCTTCTTCTGCATCTCCATGGCTCTGCTCTACGCCATCTGCGCTGAAAACAGCGTGCCCGTCACCGACGCCATCTTTGGCGTCCGGGCACGAACCCGCGCGCAGCCTCATGCACACAATGTCATCAAG GTGCTGCGAGGTGGAGCCAAGCCCATGTACACGGACCCTCAGAAGCTCCCGGGCGTCATCCCAGGTGACCCTCGCCGTCCGATCCCCGTCCTGTCCTCATCCAACCACAGCCACGAAGCCAGGGATTCGTCGTCGAAGCGGAAACAGCGGGAGCCCCCGGGGTTTTTTAGCCGGCTGCTGCCGCGCCCCTTCACGCGAGCGCTGGAGACCCTGTTCGGGGGCCGGCGGAAGGGCGAGCTGAGCGGCAGAGGCAGCGACGCCGAGTTCTTCGGGCCTAACGGGCTTTTGGGAGAGGTGTGGGACGACGAGATGTCCAGCAGCATGCTGGGAACCAGGATGAAGAAGGTGGTGCAGAACTACCAG GCGATGAACAAATACGGAGTCGAGCTGTCGGGCCCCGGCGGCGTCTCTGGCACGCCGAAGCTGAGCGGTTCCGAGCTTCTCTGCCAACTGAAGGACAAAGTAGAGGTCGCGACTTTGACCCCTGACCTCCAGCCCTTCTCCTTGCTGCCCTGGGCCACCCAGCTGCCTCCGCAgcagctgacctctgacctcggACCCTACAAGAGCTGTGCTGTGGTGTCATCGGCGGGGTCGCTGCGCTACTCTGGGCTGGGCAAAGAGATCG ACTCACATGAAGCTGTGCTGCGCTTCAACGCTGCGCCCACCACCGGGTACGAGAAGGATGTCGGGTCCAAAACCACCATCCGCCTCATCAACTCACAG GTGATGGCGTCTGATGACCACCGCTTCCTGTCCAGTTCTCTGTACAGCTCAGGTGTTCTGGTGGCCTGGGACCCCGCCCCCTTCTCTGCTGATCTCACAAAG TGGTTCAACAGGACTGATTACCCCATCTTCACCCAGTACCAGAGGTACAGGAGGCTCCACCCTCTGCAGCCCTTCTACATCCTACATCCTCGCTTGGAGTGGCAGATCTGGCAGCGAATACAGGACAACATGGCCGAGCCCATCCAGAAGAACCCGCCCTCCTCCGGCATGCTCG GCACCGTCCTGATGATGTCGCTGTGCGAGCTGGTGCACGTGTACGAGTTCCTGCCGTCCCGGAGGAAGACGGAGCTCTGCCATTACTACCAGCGTTTCTACGACGCCGCCTGCACGCTGGGCGCCTACCACCCGCTGCTGTACGAGAAGAACCTGGTCAAGCGCATGAACCAGGGCTCCGACCGCGACATCTACACCAACGGACGCGTCACGCTGCCCGGCTTCAGGAAGCTGAACTGCAGCCAGACTGCCGGAGGAGACCGCTGA